A portion of the Lysinibacillus timonensis genome contains these proteins:
- a CDS encoding CAP domain-containing protein has product MKKIFPLLLVAILSLVLSITTSANMLSASDYVDFKEEQYWADEMIWAIDNGVLNGYPEERKIKPNKTLTEAQFLTMLLRLLNSDELETFINEYSGNSWTPQYEMAKKYNLSVSYENSLAWNKPIRRGTVAKLLAESLTGKEVTEVEAVQWMYDTGISDGQSDENGYFPKTYASYLPNATLTRAQVVVFLYNVSLNDHFVDNTIQGTEKEVYEISLNGIRINDHQNEVEAIYGQAKRISQNDNGLKIYTYYKNDYDDFLIVGYDANKRASFLYSNQNHIYTARFNGEELRNREMVTSYFKTSNSSSSTEVVVDENIITFYYDTHLVGTPVRALLLKKPNWKLTSTVNVFETNDYLIFDITNSYRNVYGLKPLQWDDQISQTAYKHSKDMYENEFFDHYNLQGESPFDRMMHDDIKYSYAGENIAYGYTNGIDATEAWMNSTSGHREAILDPDFTHLGVGSYYWYYTQNYYIPWD; this is encoded by the coding sequence ATGAAAAAAATATTTCCACTATTACTAGTTGCAATCTTAAGCTTAGTTCTTTCCATAACAACAAGTGCAAATATGTTATCAGCAAGTGATTATGTCGACTTTAAAGAGGAACAATATTGGGCAGATGAGATGATCTGGGCAATTGACAACGGGGTGTTAAACGGTTACCCCGAAGAAAGAAAGATTAAGCCAAATAAAACTCTAACTGAAGCTCAATTCCTAACTATGTTATTAAGACTTTTAAATTCAGATGAGCTTGAAACTTTTATAAATGAGTACTCTGGTAACAGTTGGACGCCTCAATATGAAATGGCAAAAAAATATAATCTAAGTGTATCTTATGAAAATTCTCTTGCTTGGAATAAGCCTATTCGCAGGGGTACAGTTGCAAAATTATTAGCAGAAAGCTTAACAGGAAAAGAAGTGACAGAAGTAGAAGCTGTACAATGGATGTACGATACAGGTATAAGTGATGGCCAATCAGATGAAAATGGTTATTTTCCTAAGACGTATGCATCTTATCTACCTAACGCAACTTTAACAAGAGCACAAGTTGTTGTTTTTTTATACAATGTATCGCTTAATGATCATTTTGTAGACAACACAATACAAGGTACCGAAAAAGAAGTGTATGAAATTTCTTTAAACGGGATTAGAATTAACGACCACCAAAATGAAGTCGAAGCTATTTATGGTCAAGCGAAACGTATTTCTCAAAATGACAATGGTCTAAAAATCTATACATATTATAAGAATGATTATGATGATTTTTTAATTGTTGGGTATGATGCAAATAAACGTGCTAGCTTTTTATATTCTAACCAAAATCATATCTATACAGCTCGGTTCAATGGGGAAGAGTTAAGGAATCGAGAAATGGTTACATCTTATTTTAAAACTAGTAATTCTAGTAGTTCGACAGAAGTAGTAGTTGATGAAAACATCATAACTTTCTATTACGACACACACCTAGTTGGCACGCCAGTTAGAGCTCTTCTATTAAAAAAGCCTAATTGGAAATTAACAAGTACAGTAAATGTTTTTGAAACAAATGATTACTTAATTTTTGATATTACAAATAGTTATCGAAATGTATATGGTTTAAAACCACTGCAATGGGATGATCAAATTTCCCAAACAGCCTATAAACATAGTAAAGATATGTACGAGAATGAATTTTTTGACCACTATAACCTACAAGGTGAATCACCGTTCGACCGGATGATGCATGATGATATAAAGTATTCTTATGCAGGTGAAAATATTGCATACGGCTATACAAACGGAATTGATGCCACTGAAGCGTGGATGAACTCAACATCAGGGCACCGCGAGGCAATCTTAGACCCCGATTTTACGCATCTCGGCGTTGGTTCATATTATTGGTACTATACACAAAATTATTATATACCTTGGGATTAA
- the ltrA gene encoding group II intron reverse transcriptase/maturase, with protein MQRPQKTSQDGCLQRDKLETEEYARVCSPAVKEVGQQDGIDLIDKVIDSNNLFRACKKVKANKGAPGIDGMTVDELFGHVSKYLPHLKRKLKDGSYKPLPVKRVEIPKADGTKRKLGIPCVRDRMVQQAIYQVIGGIIDPKFSDSSFGFRPNRNQHQAIKKSIKYYEQGYKVVVDCDLKSYFDTINHQKLMEYLKEFIKDKIILKLIWKFLKSGILENGFTKPTEFGAPQGGVLSPILSNVYLNQLDIELEERGHKFVRFADDFCIYVKSKRAGERVLDSITKFLEKELKLTVNKTKSKVGSPTKLKFLGFCIHSTSKSTGCRPHHSAKKRFRDKLKYKTRRNRTGKFEDIVKEINQVTVGWINYYGIGLMKMFIQDMRKWLNHRLRQLIWKRWKKVKTRYYQLRRLGIQHNEAWKVANTRKGYWRISGSETLHKAIRTKTLIKWGIKDLNYLYERRYLSY; from the coding sequence GTGCAAAGACCGCAGAAAACATCGCAAGATGGCTGTTTGCAAAGGGATAAGTTGGAAACTGAAGAGTATGCAAGAGTGTGTAGTCCTGCCGTTAAAGAAGTAGGTCAACAAGATGGTATCGATTTAATTGATAAAGTAATTGATAGTAATAATCTTTTCAGAGCATGTAAGAAGGTTAAAGCCAACAAAGGTGCGCCTGGAATAGATGGAATGACAGTAGATGAACTTTTTGGTCATGTCAGTAAATACCTACCCCATCTTAAGAGAAAACTGAAAGATGGCTCATATAAGCCTCTTCCAGTCAAACGGGTTGAAATCCCGAAGGCGGATGGTACAAAACGAAAATTAGGCATTCCATGTGTTAGAGACCGTATGGTCCAACAAGCAATATATCAAGTAATAGGTGGAATAATAGACCCGAAATTTTCCGATTCAAGTTTTGGTTTTCGACCAAATAGAAACCAACACCAAGCCATAAAGAAATCTATCAAATACTATGAACAAGGCTATAAAGTGGTAGTGGATTGTGATCTCAAAAGTTACTTTGACACCATTAACCATCAAAAGCTAATGGAATACCTCAAGGAATTCATTAAAGATAAAATTATATTAAAGCTAATTTGGAAATTTCTTAAAAGCGGAATATTAGAGAATGGCTTTACCAAACCAACTGAATTCGGTGCGCCTCAAGGCGGTGTACTTTCACCAATTCTTAGTAATGTTTATTTAAATCAGTTAGATATAGAACTGGAGGAAAGAGGACATAAATTCGTTCGCTTTGCGGATGATTTTTGCATCTACGTTAAAAGTAAACGAGCTGGTGAACGTGTCCTTGATAGCATTACAAAGTTTTTGGAGAAGGAACTGAAGCTGACAGTTAATAAAACTAAAAGTAAGGTGGGGTCTCCGACCAAACTAAAATTTTTAGGTTTCTGTATCCACAGTACATCTAAAAGTACAGGATGTAGACCACACCACTCCGCGAAGAAAAGATTCAGAGATAAACTAAAATATAAAACTAGACGAAATCGTACTGGTAAATTTGAGGATATCGTTAAAGAAATTAATCAAGTTACGGTTGGATGGATAAATTACTATGGCATTGGTTTGATGAAAATGTTCATTCAAGATATGAGAAAGTGGCTAAACCATCGGTTAAGGCAACTTATTTGGAAAAGGTGGAAGAAAGTCAAGACAAGGTACTATCAACTTAGGAGATTAGGTATCCAACACAATGAAGCCTGGAAAGTAGCGAATACCCGTAAGGGTTATTGGAGGATTTCAGGAAGTGAAACTCTACATAAAGCTATTAGAACAAAAACGCTCATCAAATGGGGAATAAAGGACCTTAATTATTTGTATGAGCGTCGATACTTAAGTTATTGA
- a CDS encoding SOS response-associated peptidase codes for MCGRFTLFASFKKILEQFDIQQSIEEIFYEASYNIAPTHQILSIINDGTKNRMGFLRWGLIPSWSKDEKIAVKLINARSETVEEKPSFKKSFFERRCIIPMDSFYEWKREGKMKIPMRIKMKDDSLFGVAGLWDTWKSPSGKAIHTCTILTTEPNHLMKEIHDRMPVILQKEQQLLWLNPSIQNKEQLKSLLVPFDEEKMIAYQVSTKVNSPRYNSEELIEKIG; via the coding sequence ATGTGCGGTCGTTTTACCCTTTTTGCATCCTTTAAGAAAATTCTAGAACAATTCGATATTCAACAATCTATTGAAGAGATATTTTACGAGGCAAGTTACAACATAGCACCAACGCATCAAATTCTATCAATTATTAATGACGGAACAAAAAATCGGATGGGTTTTTTAAGGTGGGGGTTAATACCTTCATGGTCGAAAGATGAGAAGATAGCTGTGAAATTAATTAATGCACGTTCGGAAACAGTAGAAGAAAAACCAAGTTTTAAAAAGTCTTTTTTTGAAAGACGGTGTATTATTCCGATGGATTCCTTTTATGAGTGGAAAAGAGAAGGGAAAATGAAAATACCCATGAGGATCAAAATGAAGGATGATTCTTTATTTGGAGTAGCCGGGCTATGGGATACATGGAAATCCCCTTCAGGTAAGGCCATTCATACATGTACAATTTTAACAACAGAACCTAATCATTTAATGAAAGAAATACATGATCGTATGCCGGTCATTTTACAAAAAGAACAACAACTGTTATGGTTAAATCCAAGTATTCAAAATAAAGAACAACTAAAATCCTTATTGGTACCATTTGATGAGGAAAAGATGATCGCATATCAAGTAAGTACGAAAGTCAATTCACCAAGGTACAATTCGGAAGAGTTAATCGAAAAAATAGGTTAA
- a CDS encoding YceI family protein, which yields MAKFTVDQSHSQVGFEVKHMMVSKVKGQFDAYTAEIEAADLADLTTAQIAFSFDVASINTRSEDRDNHLKGADFFDVENNPTITFKSTNITKDGEDYKVTGDLTIKGVTKPVTFDVEYGGKGTNPWGVEVYGFEAEAKINREEFGLTWNAALETGGVLVGKDIKIKVELEVNPAA from the coding sequence ATGGCTAAATTTACAGTAGATCAATCACACTCTCAAGTAGGATTTGAAGTGAAACACATGATGGTATCGAAAGTGAAAGGGCAATTTGATGCATATACTGCAGAAATTGAAGCTGCAGACTTAGCGGATTTAACAACTGCACAAATCGCATTTTCATTTGATGTTGCATCTATCAACACTCGTAGTGAAGATCGTGACAACCATTTAAAAGGTGCAGATTTCTTTGATGTTGAAAACAATCCAACTATTACTTTCAAGTCAACTAACATCACGAAAGATGGAGAAGATTACAAAGTAACTGGTGATTTAACAATTAAAGGTGTAACCAAACCAGTAACATTTGATGTTGAATACGGTGGAAAAGGTACTAATCCATGGGGCGTTGAAGTTTATGGTTTTGAAGCGGAAGCAAAAATTAACCGTGAAGAATTTGGTTTAACATGGAATGCTGCTCTTGAAACTGGTGGAGTACTTGTTGGTAAAGATATCAAAATTAAAGTTGAACTAGAAGTTAACCCAGCAGCTTAA
- a CDS encoding DUF2179 domain-containing protein: MINILLILCLQLVYVPLLTLRTIFLVKNITFLAALIGTLEMLIYVFGLSLVFSGDQNLLAMVVYAVGFGLGIFLGTKIENKLAIGYVYITINTQSKNQELIDKIRSSGFALTTYVGEGRDSNRYKYEILAKRNREKELFQLVEFIEPRAFIISYEPKSFKGGFMVDRMRKNKRNKDNK, encoded by the coding sequence ATGATAAACATCTTATTAATATTATGTTTGCAGTTAGTTTATGTACCGCTGTTAACATTAAGAACCATTTTTTTAGTAAAAAATATTACGTTTTTAGCTGCTTTAATTGGAACATTGGAAATGCTAATTTACGTTTTTGGTCTTTCGCTTGTATTCAGTGGCGACCAAAATTTATTAGCGATGGTCGTTTATGCTGTCGGATTTGGTCTGGGTATATTTTTAGGTACGAAAATTGAAAACAAGTTAGCAATAGGATACGTGTATATAACCATTAATACGCAAAGTAAAAACCAAGAGTTAATAGATAAGATCCGGTCTAGTGGTTTTGCTCTGACAACTTATGTTGGAGAAGGAAGGGACAGTAATCGTTATAAGTATGAAATATTGGCCAAACGTAATCGTGAAAAAGAATTGTTCCAATTAGTTGAATTTATCGAACCGAGAGCATTCATTATTTCTTATGAACCTAAATCTTTTAAGGGTGGTTTTATGGTCGATCGGATGAGGAAAAACAAGCGAAATAAGGACAATAAATGA
- a CDS encoding cytochrome B5 — MKKRRFDKLWLGIGIASLAIFLSITAFLAYSQDQITKNDTSTMITVNYDDVETIAPFNNPGVHKVEGKEWDYEVVVTSSTFMYSPVDLEIPIGSTVKFISTSKDVVHGFEVAGTDISMTVEPGYISEYITKLEQEGEFLIVCNEYCGTGHGQMYSKLKVVNQGEI; from the coding sequence ATGAAAAAAAGAAGGTTCGATAAATTATGGTTAGGTATTGGGATTGCATCATTAGCAATCTTTTTATCCATTACTGCTTTTTTAGCTTACAGCCAAGATCAAATTACTAAAAATGACACTAGTACGATGATAACCGTGAACTATGACGATGTTGAAACAATAGCACCTTTTAATAACCCAGGTGTTCATAAAGTGGAAGGTAAAGAATGGGATTATGAAGTAGTTGTAACCTCTTCGACATTTATGTATAGTCCAGTGGATTTAGAAATCCCGATTGGCTCTACAGTAAAATTTATATCAACTTCAAAAGATGTTGTTCATGGATTTGAAGTTGCAGGTACAGACATTAGTATGACAGTAGAACCAGGTTATATCTCTGAGTATATAACAAAATTGGAACAAGAAGGCGAATTCCTCATTGTATGTAATGAATATTGCGGCACAGGTCATGGACAAATGTATTCAAAATTAAAAGTTGTAAATCAAGGTGAGATATAA
- the ltrA gene encoding group II intron reverse transcriptase/maturase, with protein MQRPQKTSQDGCLQRDKLETEEYARVCSPAVKEVGQQDGIDLIDKVIDSNNLFRACKKVKANKGAPGIDGMTVDELFGHVSKYLPHLKRKLKDGSYKPLPVKRVEIPKADGTKRKLGIPCVRDRMVQQAIYQVIGGIIDPKFSDSSFGFRPNRNQHQAIKKSIKYYEQGYKVVVDCDLKSYFDTINHQKLMEYLKEFIKDKIILKLIWKFLKSGILENGFTKPTEFGAPQGGVLSPILSNVYLNQLDIELEERGHKFVRFADDFCIYVKSKRAGERVLDSITKFLEKELKLTVNKTKSKVGSPTKLKFLGFCIHSTSKSTGCRPHHSAKKRFRDKLKYKTRRNRTGKFEDIVKEINQVTVGWINYYGIGLMKMFIQDMRKWLNHRLRQLIWKRWKKVKTRYYQLRRLGIQHNEAWKVANTRKGYWRISGSETLHKAIRTKTLIKWGIKDLNYLYERRYLSY; from the coding sequence GTGCAAAGACCGCAGAAAACATCGCAAGATGGCTGTTTGCAAAGGGATAAGTTGGAAACTGAAGAGTATGCAAGAGTGTGTAGTCCTGCCGTTAAAGAAGTAGGTCAACAAGATGGTATCGATTTAATTGATAAAGTAATTGATAGTAATAATCTTTTCAGAGCATGTAAGAAGGTTAAAGCCAACAAAGGTGCGCCTGGAATAGATGGAATGACAGTAGATGAACTTTTTGGTCATGTCAGTAAATACCTACCCCATCTTAAGAGAAAACTGAAAGATGGCTCATATAAGCCTCTTCCAGTCAAACGGGTTGAAATCCCGAAGGCGGATGGTACAAAACGAAAATTAGGCATTCCATGTGTTAGAGACCGTATGGTCCAACAAGCAATATATCAAGTAATAGGTGGAATAATAGACCCGAAATTTTCCGATTCAAGTTTTGGTTTTCGACCAAATAGAAACCAACACCAAGCCATAAAGAAATCTATCAAATACTATGAACAAGGCTATAAAGTGGTAGTGGATTGTGATCTCAAAAGTTACTTTGACACCATTAACCATCAAAAGCTAATGGAATACCTCAAGGAATTCATTAAAGATAAAATTATATTAAAGCTAATTTGGAAATTTCTTAAAAGCGGAATATTAGAGAATGGCTTTACCAAACCAACTGAATTCGGTGCGCCTCAAGGCGGTGTACTTTCACCAATTCTTAGTAATGTTTATTTAAATCAGTTAGATATAGAACTGGAGGAAAGAGGACATAAATTCGTTCGCTTTGCGGATGATTTTTGCATCTACGTTAAAAGTAAACGAGCTGGTGAACGTGTCCTTGATAGCATTACAAAGTTTTTGGAGAAGGAACTGAAGCTGACAGTTAATAAAACTAAAAGTAAGGTGGGGTCTCCGACCAAACTAAAATTTTTAGGTTTCTGTATCCACAGTACATCTAAAAGTACAGGATGTAGACCACACCACTCCGCGAAGAAAAGATTCAGAGATAAACTAAAATATAAAACTAGACGAAATCGTACTGGTAAATTTGAGGATATCGTTAAAGAAATTAATCAAGTTACGGTTGGATGGATAAATTACTATGGCATTGGTTTAATGAAAATGTTCATTCAAGATATGAGAAAGTGGCTAAACCATCGGTTAAGGCAACTTATTTGGAAAAGGTGGAAGAAAGTCAAGACAAGGTACTATCAACTTAGGAGATTAGGTATCCAACACAATGAAGCCTGGAAAGTAGCGAATACCCGTAAGGGTTATTGGAGAATTTCAGGAAGTGAAACTCTACATAAAGCTATTAGAACAAAAACGCTCATCAAATGGGGAATAAAGGACCTTAATTATTTGTATGAGCGTCGATACTTAAGTTATTGA
- a CDS encoding DUF4212 domain-containing protein gives MKKIDKSVADAYFREKTKYMIIYFIIWALVSFGAVAIAEPLSTFTFNGFPFHYFMGAQGALATFIILLFVNAIIGDKIDKKYGINDSINEEIGRQTTQEH, from the coding sequence ATGAAAAAAATCGATAAGAGCGTTGCAGATGCTTACTTCCGTGAAAAAACAAAATATATGATTATCTATTTCATTATCTGGGCTCTTGTATCGTTCGGCGCAGTAGCAATTGCTGAACCATTAAGTACATTTACATTTAACGGATTTCCATTCCATTACTTTATGGGGGCACAAGGTGCTTTAGCTACATTTATTATTTTACTGTTCGTTAATGCCATTATCGGGGATAAAATCGATAAAAAGTATGGAATCAATGACAGCATCAATGAAGAAATTGGTAGACAAACAACTCAAGAGCATTAA
- a CDS encoding ring-cleaving dioxygenase — MNELKGLHHVTAITSSAEKIYDFFTYTLGLRLVKKTVNQDDIQTYHLYFTDDVGSPGTDMTFFDFPGIPKGVHGTNEISKTSFRVPNDAALDYWLKRFTRLGVNNSGIKEQFGKKVLPFVDFDDQQYQLISDELNHGVSSGTPWEKGPIPLEYAITGLGPIFVRTAYLDYFKEVLTKVFEMREIAQEGSFHLFEMGEGGNGAQVIVEYNTVLPQARQGYGTVHHTAFRVDDRNELELWQERLTSFKLPNSGYVERYYFGSLYSNVAPQILFEIATDGPGFMGDEPYETLGEKLSLPPFFESKRDEIEKLVRHFNTVRSTKVFEKEYE; from the coding sequence ATGAATGAATTAAAAGGATTACATCACGTCACAGCGATTACGAGTAGTGCAGAAAAGATATATGATTTTTTCACTTACACTTTAGGTCTACGTTTAGTAAAGAAAACAGTGAATCAAGATGATATTCAAACATATCACCTTTATTTTACAGATGATGTTGGTAGTCCGGGGACTGATATGACGTTCTTCGACTTTCCTGGTATACCAAAAGGGGTTCATGGAACAAATGAAATCTCAAAAACAAGCTTTCGGGTTCCAAATGATGCTGCATTAGATTATTGGCTAAAACGTTTTACTCGTTTAGGTGTAAATAATTCAGGTATTAAAGAACAATTTGGGAAAAAGGTTCTCCCTTTCGTGGACTTTGATGATCAACAATATCAGTTAATATCTGACGAATTGAATCACGGTGTTTCATCAGGAACACCATGGGAGAAAGGACCGATTCCATTAGAATATGCAATCACTGGTTTGGGACCAATTTTCGTTCGTACTGCCTACTTAGATTATTTTAAAGAAGTTCTGACAAAAGTATTTGAAATGAGGGAGATTGCACAAGAGGGTTCATTCCATCTCTTTGAAATGGGGGAAGGTGGAAATGGAGCTCAGGTTATTGTTGAGTATAATACAGTTCTCCCGCAAGCTAGACAAGGGTATGGTACCGTACATCATACAGCATTCCGTGTTGATGACCGAAATGAATTAGAATTATGGCAAGAACGTCTAACGAGTTTCAAATTGCCTAACTCAGGCTATGTTGAGAGATATTATTTTGGTTCGTTATATTCGAATGTAGCACCTCAAATATTATTTGAAATAGCAACAGATGGCCCTGGATTTATGGGTGATGAACCTTATGAAACACTGGGCGAAAAATTATCCTTACCGCCGTTTTTTGAATCAAAACGTGACGAAATTGAAAAATTAGTAAGACATTTTAATACTGTGCGAAGTACGAAGGTATTTGAGAAAGAATATGAGTAA
- a CDS encoding M23 family metallopeptidase — protein sequence MLWSIIFSTTAFANQEPSREEIMQQRMDYYMKYQDMFVPWAHLAAVDQYERNIQAVRKDIPKRESIAAIQFSHEYWAGPFNPTLNDTSIASIQYFGGMGLDGNGDGKADPNNDDDVMYTMSYYLSQYGPSEDDFKLALWEYYKNEQVVNQIISIAKLYKHYNTIDLDTHVFPVPVRGYNYSYRGTWGASRGWGGRRIHEGTDIFAGYGTPVVSTSYGVVEVMGWNEFGGWRIGIRDNHNTYHYYAHLAYFNKDIKVGDIVEPGTLIGGVGSTGYGKEGTSGKFPPHLHYGMYKFNGRTEWAFDPYPSLTQWEKETRKKK from the coding sequence ATGTTGTGGAGCATAATTTTTTCAACAACAGCCTTTGCAAATCAAGAGCCATCAAGGGAAGAAATTATGCAGCAACGCATGGACTACTATATGAAATATCAAGATATGTTTGTACCTTGGGCTCATTTAGCTGCTGTAGACCAATATGAAAGAAATATTCAAGCTGTTCGGAAAGATATACCAAAGCGGGAAAGCATAGCAGCCATTCAGTTTTCACATGAATATTGGGCAGGTCCATTTAACCCAACTTTAAATGATACATCTATAGCTTCTATTCAATATTTTGGTGGTATGGGTCTTGATGGTAACGGTGATGGTAAAGCTGATCCTAACAATGATGATGATGTTATGTATACGATGTCATATTATTTAAGCCAATATGGGCCAAGCGAAGATGACTTTAAGTTGGCTCTATGGGAATATTACAAAAATGAACAGGTAGTTAATCAAATTATATCCATTGCAAAACTTTATAAACATTACAATACAATTGATTTAGATACCCATGTTTTCCCTGTACCAGTTCGTGGCTATAATTATAGCTATCGCGGAACATGGGGGGCAAGCAGAGGTTGGGGCGGAAGACGTATCCATGAAGGAACAGATATATTTGCAGGCTATGGCACGCCTGTCGTTTCAACATCATATGGTGTAGTTGAAGTTATGGGTTGGAATGAATTTGGTGGTTGGCGTATAGGTATACGAGATAACCATAACACTTACCATTATTACGCACACCTAGCTTACTTTAATAAAGACATTAAAGTGGGAGATATTGTAGAGCCAGGCACTCTAATCGGTGGAGTAGGAAGCACGGGGTATGGTAAGGAAGGTACTTCTGGAAAGTTTCCTCCACATTTACACTATGGTATGTATAAATTTAATGGAAGAACTGAGTGGGCGTTTGACCCGTATCCTTCACTAACTCAATGGGAAAAAGAAACAAGAAAGAAAAAGTAA
- a CDS encoding thioredoxin family protein translates to MDTLQSTEQFEQLKNEERTIFMFTANWCGDCRFIEPSLPEIEAKYSQYTFLKVDRDEFIDLCAGLDIYGIPSFIAYDKGQELGRFVSKDRKTKEEIEAFIDGLTK, encoded by the coding sequence ATGGATACATTACAGTCAACGGAGCAATTTGAACAACTAAAAAATGAAGAGCGTACAATCTTTATGTTTACTGCTAATTGGTGCGGAGATTGCCGTTTTATTGAACCATCACTACCTGAAATCGAGGCAAAGTACTCTCAATATACTTTTTTGAAAGTGGATCGCGATGAATTTATCGACCTTTGTGCTGGTTTAGATATCTACGGCATTCCAAGTTTCATTGCATATGACAAAGGTCAAGAATTGGGGAGATTTGTAAGTAAAGATCGCAAGACAAAGGAAGAAATTGAAGCATTTATTGATGGGTTAACCAAGTAA
- a CDS encoding DinB family protein → MENNIKIREELWESVNGLTDKQLNKVVEDGKWSIAQVLEHLYLTEKLALQHLSNVICINETTQVKLRKIHLVEDRTQKVNAPSLLMPSDEYQTLHQLKVKLQSTREALFEKYNTLSEKELSEKAMPHPVFKFLTIGQWISFIGYHEKRHLGQIEEIKAALLT, encoded by the coding sequence TTGGAAAACAACATAAAGATTAGAGAAGAGTTGTGGGAGAGTGTTAATGGATTAACGGACAAGCAACTTAATAAAGTGGTTGAAGATGGAAAATGGTCAATTGCGCAAGTTTTAGAACATTTATATTTAACAGAAAAGTTGGCGCTCCAGCATTTATCTAATGTGATTTGTATTAATGAAACAACTCAAGTGAAATTAAGGAAAATACATTTAGTTGAAGACCGTACACAAAAGGTTAATGCCCCAAGTCTCTTAATGCCAAGCGACGAGTACCAAACTTTGCATCAGTTAAAGGTAAAATTGCAAAGTACAAGAGAAGCTCTATTCGAAAAGTATAATACATTAAGTGAAAAGGAATTAAGTGAAAAGGCAATGCCACATCCTGTATTTAAATTTTTAACTATAGGACAATGGATTTCATTTATTGGGTATCATGAAAAAAGACACCTAGGGCAAATTGAAGAGATTAAGGCGGCTTTATTAACATAA
- a CDS encoding DUF2085 domain-containing protein codes for MKKIAYIVPCHRIPERCLHIKGEPMPICTRCFAILIGYLCLPFTLLFSNIPLWVPILLSLPMIIDGFTQRWKWRESNNLLRFITGLLFGIGQTTVISIVIWSVVRLIS; via the coding sequence TTGAAGAAAATAGCTTATATTGTACCGTGTCATCGTATTCCTGAGCGGTGTCTTCATATAAAAGGGGAGCCTATGCCTATCTGTACTAGATGTTTTGCAATACTCATTGGGTATCTGTGTTTGCCCTTCACGCTTCTCTTTAGCAATATCCCTTTATGGGTTCCTATTTTATTGTCGCTACCAATGATAATAGATGGTTTTACTCAAAGGTGGAAGTGGAGGGAAAGTAATAACCTCCTCCGTTTTATAACTGGTTTGCTATTTGGCATCGGTCAGACGACAGTCATATCAATCGTGATATGGAGTGTAGTAAGATTAATTAGCTAA